Genomic window (Helianthus annuus cultivar XRQ/B chromosome 3, HanXRQr2.0-SUNRISE, whole genome shotgun sequence):
attggattggtgtcaaaatactatggaaaactcattttatacataaaaagtgtataatcggtatttaccgaattaaGGCGATAGCCTTAGGTTATGATTAGTTTAAAAATACTTAAGAacctttaaaaatctcaaaatattataatacatcagtgggtaaagGGTTCGgtgtcaaaaattgggtttagataggctttatgctaattgcgccgtttatttacCAAAAGGCGttataattacgctaatgagcataactcctaatctagacctccaactgatatgaAAATTTAGGGACAactttataaatcagtaataaggATTATTggcctttcacttttccaaaattcttgttttatAGCCAAAacggcattatggtcaacattgagcatttaacggaaacgtgCATATGGaatggacaaacaacgaaccaatCCCAGAGGGTTATACCCTcatgtaacttggtcctaaggaagtcctaaggcacttctagactctactaaaacgggtcagaactgaagtcaaagcaaaagtcaaagttttgcgactttcagttccgaaccgggtcaaaacaggaAATTGTAGGATCAACAAGCTTAGATCAGTTCTTAAAatcattaccaagttatatgagtgataaaataggttatacaccttctacattgctacttatgcgttaaatcgaaaatttagcttctgttgactttttataaacaactttgacccgacatttgatctagttagaatgggaatcagagggtgcccttttaagggtttaaagcccacatgattaccaacttatgactacctttgattcgactaatcactggaccaatagtgattaatcgttaagtcaaccgttaattacgacggtttgacttctaagctaaaactaagcgaaAACTCAATAAGGAAAGAtcaagcatacttactgaagtcctatgcttGATAAGGAAGGACTTGGGTCTGCTCTTAAGCTCCAGAAAGCTCCTCAATTGCagaatgaaggtgtgaagaaaTGGTTGCAACcttgtggccttttatagtgttcacATCTTCATAGATTGTTGACAACAAGGTCTACCATTGATGTTTGATCACtaacaagtgtccctaaatgtctaggggttgtttaggggtcGTCCAAGATGAGGAAAATCGATTATAAGTCGGTTAGGAGGCATAACAGGCTGCTGTCTGATGTTTCTGTATCTGGGcctttaacgcggcccgcgtaagatgttgttgggtcttacgcggcccgcttgggccttGCGTTCAGATTTTACATTTTCCATTCGTTGCACATTTGACTCTTGGCCCTTCCGAAAGGTCAACTAACTTATATTTTGCACTTTGAGCCCTCCAAATTGATGTTTAGGGGCTTCAAGACCTATACCCATTTTGTttagtcctcggttaactttattGTCACCCGAAAAGTCCTAAACTTCaccgttgacgcttttaacccctcgcatacaaATTTGATCATAACCttctcatatgataacgaaaccttacgaaatttatatcgtgcattctagtgagcataatttatcgATACAAAGCTTCaggtttgtcaaaaggtcactcagaggtataacttaaacatgttgacacatttaacccctgtagtttgtaatctctcactttctttcatatttagcttcgtatgatccatgattaattcgtttgaaggtatgagcattaTGTAGAGTTAATGTACAATATATTTATTCACTGTTGACATTTAGAACTCGTATGTTCACGTACTTTCCATGATTGTCAACTTTAATCCTTTTATaatattctttcacacgttcaaacatgtgacacgtgtcaacacattatggaacgtgaattttcgaggtgttacagttcgGCTGAGGATGCATCTACATACGCTTTTGTGGCCTCAAGGGCGCAATCTTGGAGTTTGCAGAACCACATTCTTCGTAATTGTGGTAGTGTTGGGTTAGATTCTAATTATTTGTGTGCGTTGAATTACATGCAAATGTCTCTTTCTGATTTTGATCTTGACGGTTTCTATAATAAGGACACCGCACCCTAAACCCAGGATGCTTTAGTGAGTGCCCTATTTAGTAGAACTGTCCAGAGTTTGGCAGAGAAGTTTGGTCTATCCCCTCATCAGAAAGCCGTGTTTGATTGTCTTCGGGCTCCTCATGCTCAGGATTCCCTGACACTCATCCTCATTGAAGGCTTGGGTCAACCCATGTCAGCTGTGGAGTACCGGGCAATTCTCAAGTACCGGTTAATGATCCCTCAGTTTCCGGTTGATGAGCCTTGTCCTGTTTGCCGCAAGGTTTGTTTAGATACTTTTGGTGAGCATGTGGTCTGTTGTAGGGCTGtccaaaaagctcgcggctcggagctcgctcggatttagctcggaaaaagctcgctcgatatggctcggtttgaaagtgagccgagtcggctcggctcggctcgtgacgagccaaattggctcggtttggctcgcttggtagctcGACTCGacttagctcgaattattttacttataatatattttatttttatatacatataatatatgttaaaaaaacatgattattatttacatgtatttaggctTGTAGTTTGATATCTATGACATGCTTAAAGGTTGATTGCCATGCTAATGTACAAATATTATATTTActtgaaatataaaacttattttgcgttgttgaacgtgattttggcttataatgtattaggttgaactttTTTGGATATGTTCTTttgaagtattgaataatattttagaacACTAAATTTTGAGAGCTATGTATTAATTCTTATTTTTAAAAttgagccaaaccaagccgagctagctcggtttaaaaccaagccgagcccgagcttagattttcagctcggtttcaaatccgagccaagtcgagccagctcggtttataatcaagtcgagcccgagctcgcgctagctcggctcggctcgactcATGAACAGCCCTAGTCTATTGCAAGGAGTTACCTGGGTTTAAATACATacatgatttggttagggatgtTCTTTGTGACATTCTAAAGCGGACAAGGATTTAGGAAAAGGAGGCTCCGGTGAACTTTCCGTCGGATCCGCTCGATGGGAGGTCTACTCTTCGGCCAACTGATATTCTTGTGTTTGGGTGGGCAGGGGGAAAACACGCTTGTGTGGACCTTACATGAGTGTCCCCTCTTGTTGGACTCAGATGTAATGGGTTTGTTGCTGGCTAGGCTGCATTGAAGGCAGAGTCAGACAAAGTCACAAAACACGagaaagcttgtttgaagaatcAACATGTGTTAATACCATTTGCTTTTCTGTGAAATTTCTAAACAGAATCCAGCGGGTCGTGAACAGTAATTTCTCGACCCCTAAAAGTCGATTTGTCTTTAGTAGAATATGTTTTGCAATTCAAAAAGAGGTTGCGACGCTTACCTGCTTATAATTTGGTGTTTTCGCATTTTAGTACAGATCTCCAAAGAAAGAGATTCAACTAGTGGCAAACCTATAACTCTATAAGGCCTAAACCGGTTTTCTTTTACATCTCTATTTATACGAGACTACAACCTTCAATTGGGCCTGAAATAATCGGGCCTAATGATAAAGATATAATAATATCATCTGTATAACATTTTGGGTAAAGCAACAGAGTAGTTCTCTTGAACAACAAGCAAATAGATCGATCGATCGATCAGCTCAAGATTTTCCGATGTCCACCACCGAGGGAGATGATGCCGTTCGTCGGCGTGCGGCGGTCACCGAGTACCGGAAGAAGATGCTTCAGCACAAAGAGCTTGACTCCAGAGTTCGAACTGGTCAGATAGATAGATTTTCCCCTAATTAATTTTATACCTTCTTCATTTACTTTTATGTCTGATTAGGGCTTATTCTTTCACTCACTTTCTCCGATATGCTTATTACATATATTTATTTCATTATGTAGAATGAATTGTTTGTGTATTTATCTAATTTAGGGTTTGAACATTGAAGTAAGTTATTTTACCATTAGTTTCTTGCTTCTTTATGTGTATTTATGTTTATTTTGAGTTTAAGATCTGAAATATTGTGTATTAACAAGAATATTTACTTGAATGTCATTGGTATCCCCATCCAATGATGAGCAACAAGCCAATAATTGCAGCGAAGTTTgaggttttgattttttttttattacttgGATTTGTATCTAATTTTGATGAAGAAAAGTAAGTATAGTTAAACTAAACATTATGTTGCCGTTATAATTAACTGACCATGCCTAACTTAACTGTTGTACAATCGCACGATGCTCTTTCTATGAAGAGCTTCGTGAACCATAATTAACATTTTTTTCATGACAGAGATGTTATGtaaaaccaatgttttaaaaaccggtaaataccggccggttataccggtattatcGTTTCTAGATGTAAATCaggtacgaaacaccccggtaaataagtgaaacgacATAAGGTTTGTACCGATGGTAAAATctggtataccggtttgaaacgtaataccggtaccggcccagtgttattttagtttgggttgttacttatttttattatatatgttacttatcttccataatttttataatattatgattattcgtaactaaaagttcttatttaatattgtataaaactaaaatagttgatgtattcaacactcaaatggcttaaacatatcgtacactttcatttaaaagagttTGTTGGAAAACtgaatgattttcgattatcttttggattatttttattatggatttacttttggatcatattttaatatgtaatcatgcatttttggattaacttttgtgttaatgttgtaatttataaaattatagagttagctagtcaacacggttgaaccgctcggtacaacctggttcaaccggttgaaccattttttagcctaatccgatttgatttaaaaaccggtttttaaaacattgtgtAAAACTGTAAAGTCCTTGGTAACCATCAATGTTTTGATGGTTTGGTATTTGTATGATCTAACCGTTCTACAACTCAGGTTGTAGGTCTGCATTTTCTTGGTCTACACGGTCTTAGTTTAAGGCTTTGAGCTAACCAGTTCTGTACTTCTGTTCTGTTTGTATTTGGGTTGCTTTGTTACTTGCATTATATGTCTACTTGATGTTGACATATTCATCAATGACATTTTTCCTTATTGTGACTGACTGTATCAAAATATATGTATGCAGTGAGAGAGACATTGCGGAGCACAAAGAAGGATTATGCCAAAACGGAAGACGATTTGAAGTCCCTTCAAAGCGTTGGACAGATCATAGGCGAAGTGCTAAGACCTTTGGATAATGAACGATGTAACGACTACCTTTAATATTTTCCTTCCGTTTAATTTGATCGTACACTATGTTTTAATTTTCACTCTTTTGTTTTAAGTCATAAATAGGCAAGTTAATGTGTAGTGTGTGAAATAGAAATTTGAAACCAATGTGGAGTGTAGCTGCCTTGTAATTTTTATCATTAAAACATGTTGTATTTTGGAACTTAAGTACAATTGTGAATCAATATATTTCATATGTAATATTGCAGTGATAGTCAAAGCCAGTAGTGGCCCAAGGTACGTGGTCGGATGCCGCAGTAAAGTGGACAAAGAAAAACTAACtgctggaactcgagtggttctCGACATGACAACTCTGACAATCATGCGAGCACTCCCTCGTGAAGTTAGTTTATTTAAAAATACGAATTCTAATCATTTAATCAATTGCTGTACATTTCTTTGCTTTTACTAATACTTTTTTGACAACAATTTTAAGGTTGACCCAGTTGTTTATAACATGCTTCACGAAGACCCCGGCAATGTTAGCTACTCTGCAGTTGGTGGGCTATCGGATCAGATTCGAGAGCTCCGGGAATCCATTGAGTTGCCTTTGATGAATCCGGAGCTCTTTATAAGGGTCGGCATTAAACCACCAAAGGTATGAATTGATAgctttaaaaaataatattttttcaGACTTTATAtgaaatatatgtattttttccTTGTGATTAGGGTGTTCTTCTTTATGGACCTCCTGGTACGGGCAAGACCTTGCTAGCTAGAGCAATTGCCAGTAATATAGATGCCAATTTCTTAAAGGTATTTTTTTGCTTTTTTGGGCTGCAAACAAACTGAATGTtaagcgaacagttcgtgaaccgttaagcgggaagttcgtttaataaatgaacagaCATGTATGAAAAATTTGTTTGTTTAgttaatgaacaaacatgaacagaagtcacgttcgttcatttatgttcgtgaacgttcggtaacgtgtttgaTGGTTCATtagtatttttaatttttatattttatttaaatagttCAAAATTTCGTTTAATAAAAAACTAATGAGTATCAGTGTATATATAGTCTATTCATGAAtacttgtttgtgttcgtttgttttcatttgtgttcatgaacgttcgtttgcattcgttacctaaaattaacaaacgaacacgaaaagaaaatcttgttcggtaagtgttcacgaacagttcgtgaacacatatattccCTTAACAAACAAgcaaacacgaacaaggtcttgttcatgttcgttctgTTTGTTTGCAGCcctttatatataaatattattgttCTCAGTTTGGTATTAACTCGTATATGCATGCAACTTCCTTTCAAAACTTAATACAGGTTGTATCAAGTGCCATTATTGACAAGTACATCGGTGAGAGTGCAAGACTAATCAGGGAAATGTTCAGTTATGCTCGTGATCACCAAGTACGATTCTTTAGTATGCATACCTTTTTCAATTacattacttttatatttattataacAATTTATATGATTGTTGGTTGGTTATTTCAGCCCTGCATCATATTTATGGATGAGATTGATGCCATTGGTGGGCGTCGTTTCAGCGAGGGAACCAGTGCTGACCGTGAAATTCAAAGAACACTCATGGAGTTGCTGAACCAGCTTGATGGATTCGATCAGCTTggaaaggtttgaaataaatttgTCTCAAATGCTTGTTTCATATTCTTCAAAACCGGTACCTTTTAGTTGAACTGAAACACTATGTCATTTTAATTCTAAACTAGTGGCCAGTGGGTTAGGGttcgaaacgtagataaaaataagcaaatagTGAGAGATAAAGCtgtttgatgttttagttaaagggctaaacatgtcattataaaaagttgaggggctaaacatgtcattattaaagttgaaggGCTAAAGTTATTTATTATTAAAGTCAAGGGGCTAAAGTTGTgttagttaaggggctaaacataTCATTTTAAAGTTGAAGGGCTAAAGTTCTTTATTATttaagttgaggggctaaacatgtcattaccaAATccgaggggctaaacatgtcattaaaTTGAGGGGCTTAAGTTGGTTAATGCCAAAGTTGAGAGGCCAAAGTTGGTTGATGTGACAAAATAGCATATTTATAGATAATATGATTacaaaagttatatatattttttctgaTAATAACATGATTTAGGAGGTTGTGTTAAAATTACACTTTGGGTGGCTTTGACCCAAACATAACCTCTGATTCGACCCGTACATGAGCAAAAGAGTCTGAAATTGCTACCTCTAGATTACAGTGGTCTAAATTTTCTGATTTATCTAtttcttaatatatatatatatatatatatatatatatatatatatatatatatatatatatatatatatatatatatatatatatatatatatatatatatatatagaattacAGCTTAATGATCTAATGGATGTTCTCCAGGTAAAAATGATAATGGCTACAAACAGACCCGATGTTCTGGACCCCGCTCTTCTTCGTCCGGGTCGACTGGATAGGAAAATCGAGATCCCGTTGCCAAACGAGCAGTCGAGAATGGAAATTCTTAAAATTCATGCTGCAGGGATTGCTAAACACGGTGAAATCGATTACGAGGCGGTTGTCAAGCTTGCTGAGGTGATAAAAAAACACTTTAATTTTGTCTAACGTATCTTATTGTTTACTTGATGAAGTTCTGACCTGTGGTGTATGATTTAGGGGTTCAATGGAGCTGATCTTCGCAATGTGTGTACTGAAGCTGGTATGTCTGCGATCCGTGCAGAACGAGATTAtgtcatccatgaagatttcatGAAGGTAACTGATTTTTTAAATCAATTTAGAATGATTCTTTGAAATATTTGATCGAGTATATGAAAATGTATTGTATACAGGCTGTGAGGAAACTGAATGAGGCGAAGAAGCTGGAGTCGAGTGCTCATTACAATGCGGATTTTGGGAAAGATTAAGAGGTTGAAACATAAAGCACTTGGAGTTTGTACTTGGTCGTTACGCTTTACAGGGACAGATGTATGTTTGTTCTTGGTGTTTGGTTTCGGATCTATCCTGTTATGATTTGCTGCTAGTGCTGGGTGAGAGTTGTTTTATTCAAAATGTTAAGCAATCATACTTGTGTTAAGAGATCTCCAAAACACAAAAGGATTGTGGTGTTTAACTGTTTAAATTTCTAACTTGGGATATTTCCTCGTTTAAACTATTCGTTGAATCACGTTTAAAAACGCTATCTTGTTTTATGCTGATAAAATGCAGGATATAAATGTGAACATCTTCGCAATCTGCGCTCCAtgtttatatattataaaagCGAACATGAATAATGATGGTGTTTTAACAGGAATCAAGATCTCACATTGAATAAATATCAGTTTAAACGGGAGATTGTCAACTACTATTCAcatcagtggcggaactagaacattaactcaggggtatcccaatttttttttttaccatgcAATCAtgcaatattaaaaaaaaatgatagATCGTCTGATTGTCTCGTCTGTGACAATGTTCGATGACTCGATGTGCGGTTGCCAATTATCAATCAAAAATCAAACTAACAAGTAACAGCAGCAATGCAATAGCATGTTCTATCAATGAAACTAACAAGTAACAGCACTGTTCGAACTGTATATCAAATAACAAGCCCGAATGTTCTATCAATGGCAGCCGCATGTTCGAACAATTATCAATCAAAATATCAAATAACAATAAATTTATCAATCAATTATCAAACAAATAACAATGAaataacaatcaaaacaaccTGTATTATGTATCTGACGTCGCTGCTCGGCTGCTGCCAAATCAAATTCCGTTCGTCCGTTCGATTTCATTGTTCTCGCCTTCTCGGCTGTTCCTGTTCTCGGCGACTGTAACTTCTGTTCGATCTCATTGTTCGTTCTTTGGCTCTTTTTGGTGATCGACAATCAACCTTCGAAGTTCGATGTCTGACTATTGGAGTTGACGTTTGATATCCCTTGGTCATTAAACTGTCGCCCAAAATCCAAATCATTCAAATGTTGGGCTATTGTTTACTTATTTGGACTTAACTAATGTtctattatttacttatttgggcTTACCAACTAGgcttattattattttgtaaaaagatTTTGTGGGGTGTCCTCGTACTTGATCAGGGGTGTCATAtgtataaaaatcgaaaaaaaaataaattttacaCTACTGGTAAAAACTTGAGCTgtagcccgggctacgcccgACACAACTACAGGTCCGCCCCTGAAATTCACATACTTTGATACTTATGGCAAATACATGCGTACGTCATTGCCGATATCGTATACAATCAGAAGGGGGGTGATACGCAACACACCTTTGCCCACATTTAGTAGATTCTAGTTAACTACCACCAAAGAGACTGGTTAGTCTAAGGTGATACGCGAGCCATGGTCAGGAACATGATGCATTTATGAACACGTTTCGTGAATAAATTGATATACACGAGCAGAAGTGTTAACATTTTGAAAAATGGCTAGTTTTGTGTTTTTTCTAAATTTAATTACATCATCACAATCTACCCTCCCTGTTGCATGAGCATAAAGCACacaaaaataacaaaatataGATAAAAATTTACCCACTTCCAAATAAACGAGTAGACCTAACACCATATCTAAAAACTTGTTCTTGGCGATTATTCATACATTACCAGCAACACATGTAGCATAATTATTTCGAATACACGTTTCGGAAATAAATAAAATCTTGTAGAAATAACCGAGGCTGAATTTCTCATTAGAACTGCACAGGCATCATAGCACAAACCATTAAAACAAATATCTCCCACAAAACATGTTGAAAGTTAGTGCCATTCTAAACAATCCAAGGCTTGTTGGAGAAGTTGTTTGTCCCCAGCTGCCACTACATTAAAACCTGAAAACATATGACAAACGCAAAATCGAAAGAAAACAAAATCAGTCAAAATTTGACACAGAAAATTGAGTTGGTATGTGTAGTATTACTTGTCGCTTGTGAGTTCGAAGAAGCCTCCCAGCTTAGTTGGTTCCCGTTCCAATCGGTTATCGCTCCACCAGCCCCTTCTATCACAGGTATCAGCGAAAGAAAGTCATATGGCTGAAAAACATCATCAAAGTCATATGTCAATCACATGGTACCATAATATACAATAACAAATATAGAGACGTGTATATGAGTCATCTATTTTCTTCCTTAATGGAATTGAGAACCTTTAAGATGATTGGACATAACGATGTGAAGATCTCACCTTGAGACCAGATTCGACCACAAGATCCACATGCCCGGAGGCTAGAAGCGCGTATGCATAACAGTCACATCCATATAACGGCACTTTTACCTATGAATCACATAGATAAAAAATGAACTTTGACTGGAATACATCGGTTTGTTTAAGACACAGTGCGTGAGAATGTAAGTAACAAACACACAGCAACTCAACGGACCTTGTCTCTAACTTTAGCAAAGGCCACCTCAGCGTCTCCACTAAATAGATGTGGACTAGTTGTATACCTAAGTAATAAAGGAAAAATATAAGGATAACAAACTCGAACAAGATGTCAGAATTTCAAATTAAAAGGAAACAATTTTAATATAAAACTAAAAAGACGGTTGGAACGATTCGTACATATATGCTTGTGAAAGCTTTGGACAGCTGCGAGTGGATATTTCTTCTCCATTCAGTCTAGTAGTTCTTCCAGTTATACCTACCCATCTTTCTCGTAATATAGGCTGATCAATCACGCCAAGAATCTGATATTAATCAAAGAAAAAGGTCAATAACATACACAGGCTTCAATTGAATATTCAGATGTTTATACCCTATCGAAAGTTGCAGAATGATAATTGTTCATACCGGTTTACCTCTTTCCAGTAATGCAATGAGGGTGCCAAACAAGGGTTTGCCTGATAAAAGCAAAAGCAACCACCTTGAATCAATCTTGAAACAGATGGCTAAGAATTTCATAAGAGATATAGCAGAAGGTTACCGGTAATAAAACTCTTTGTTCCATCTATTGGATCTAAAACCCATACATAATCTGCAGATTTCTCTTTACATTGCCAACCATTCTCCTCTCCATAACTGCAATAAGCGGTTTCCATTATTTATAAGAGGCAAGAATAACTACTTGGATATTTAAACAAGTAACCACATTGCAtcagaagaaatgctatcaaaACCATTGATAACATAACAATTCCTCCTTCAAAATCCATCTAATCACGAGGACCAAACCGGAAATTCGAATCCAACGGAGCAACTTACATTGCATGAGAAGGCAAATTCTCCTGTAATATAGAAATCATAGCTTCCTCCGCAGCTCTATCAGCTATTGTCACCGGACCTTAAAAATAACCACAACAAAAAATACACATAATCAataactaaaaaaaataataaaaaagaaaaaaactttcAGCCCTAAAATTCTTCATCTTTTCAATAGACACTCAATTAATTCCAATATTCTCAGCCTAAAATGTACAACAATTTTCAGCCCTATAATTCTTCAATTTCTCAATAGACAGGCAATTAATTCCAATACTCTTGCCCTAAAATATACAACAATTTTACATGCATTCATAAAATAACTAAATCGGAATATATTAGAAAAAAAGAAGAACTAACTTAAATCTTCTTTATCAATAATATCAAATCTCTTCCGAAAATACTTGCGTATAACGTCACCAGCAGCATCGGCTAACTTGTCAGCAATAATCGCAAAACGATCGAGTTCAGAATCGCTAAGATCGACGGTCTTAACGGCACCGAATCCGTTGGAGACTGCCGGTCTCGATGTAGACATTGAGATGAAACGGCGAGATTTAGGTAAAGCTagggttgatgatgatgatgaggatgaggatgaagatgaagaattGGAGAAGAGAGTGGTTGAAGAGAGAGAAGAACGAGAGTgagggtttagagagagaaagtgaggcTGAGAGAGCATTTTCTTTTTGTGGCGGGAAAGGGGAGGCGGAGTCACGGGAGGGAGGAGGTGTTACAGTGGGGAGTGATGGAGATGACGGAGTctctttattttattttcctGTCACCAAATTATTTAGGTTAGGCATGAGCATGAGCGTGATaatggtagtggtagtggtagtggtagagTACCGAaaatactggtatcgaaaatcATTAAAACTGGGTATCAGTATTGGTACTGAAATGTTAGGTATGGAATTGTACGATACCTCATTctattcaacattacaatatatagataaacaaaaccataaaccctaaagcccataagtaatgggttgggcctaaaatgtctggtttataacactccccctcagacatttagaattatacacagtttaacgacatacttcaggatgatgttaaataggtacttctggacctgaataaataaactgatactactggatcagctatgatgcctcattaaaaaccttactaagaaaacccagtgCGACAAAACTTAGTAAAGGGAAAAAGAGTACAAcgtgtataattctccccctgaattcaataaacatctttcaatctacgAATACCGATCTTGTGTGATAACTGCTCAAAACTGCTTCTAGGTAAAGATTTTGTGAACAAGTCTGCTAGATTTTCACTTGACTTGATCTAATGAACATCGATTTCCCCTTCTTTCtgcaagtcatatgttgagaagaattttggtgagatgtgctttgttcgatcacccttgatataaccttctctgatctgagctatgcaagcagcatagtcttcataaataattgtcggctccttcttgatctgttctaatccgcatgcttcttgtatgtgattaatcGTTGATCTCAACCACACGCATTCTCGACCAACATTATAGTGCTATCAATTcggcatgatttgatgatgttgctgtaagtgtttgcttagttgacttccaagaaattgttgtgccaccgtatgtgaatacataacctatctgagattttgctttgtgaggATCTGATAGATATCCGGCATCAGCATACCCAACAAATTTGAAATTTTAATATTTCTGGTTTGCGTGTGTACAATAAATATACAAAGTATAATTATAATAGGAATGTATTTATAAAAGTATATAAAGATTATCCATAATTACACCTTATTATtattaggcaaattggaaaataataatcccatctttctaAAATTGGCTGATAATAATCCTAAGTCAGTTATTAGCTAATAATAATCCGACATCgtccattttttttttgtaaaatagacc
Coding sequences:
- the LOC110929165 gene encoding 26S proteasome regulatory subunit S10B homolog B — protein: MSTTEGDDAVRRRAAVTEYRKKMLQHKELDSRVRTVRETLRSTKKDYAKTEDDLKSLQSVGQIIGEVLRPLDNERLIVKASSGPRYVVGCRSKVDKEKLTAGTRVVLDMTTLTIMRALPREVDPVVYNMLHEDPGNVSYSAVGGLSDQIRELRESIELPLMNPELFIRVGIKPPKGVLLYGPPGTGKTLLARAIASNIDANFLKVVSSAIIDKYIGESARLIREMFSYARDHQPCIIFMDEIDAIGGRRFSEGTSADREIQRTLMELLNQLDGFDQLGKVKMIMATNRPDVLDPALLRPGRLDRKIEIPLPNEQSRMEILKIHAAGIAKHGEIDYEAVVKLAEGFNGADLRNVCTEAGMSAIRAERDYVIHEDFMKAVRKLNEAKKLESSAHYNADFGKD
- the LOC110929164 gene encoding bifunctional phosphatase IMPL2, chloroplastic, whose protein sequence is MLSQPHFLSLNPHSRSSLSSTTLFSNSSSSSSSSSSSSTLALPKSRRFISMSTSRPAVSNGFGAVKTVDLSDSELDRFAIIADKLADAAGDVIRKYFRKRFDIIDKEDLSPVTIADRAAEEAMISILQENLPSHAIYGEENGWQCKEKSADYVWVLDPIDGTKSFITGKPLFGTLIALLERGKPILGVIDQPILRERWVGITGRTTRLNGEEISTRSCPKLSQAYMYTTSPHLFSGDAEVAFAKVRDKVKVPLYGCDCYAYALLASGHVDLVVESGLKPYDFLSLIPVIEGAGGAITDWNGNQLSWEASSNSQATSFNVVAAGDKQLLQQALDCLEWH